From one Acidimicrobiales bacterium genomic stretch:
- a CDS encoding (Fe-S)-binding protein, giving the protein MSGPLGLDDDALATCVACGLCLPHCPTFRVTGDEAASPRGRIAAMRLVQWQGAAVDADFTAAMDTCVQCRGCEPVCPSAVPFGALMEGTRAALAADTPYQPWWRRLGYRLLGHHSLLLAGSSLLAVAQRLRLLPVAPAPGADPGAGSGLSGRLPVLPRLTVRREPLEATGDDVWLFTGCVMDAWQRPVHAATMRVLGAAGAGVRPTGGAAGCCGALATHAGLTDVARGQAEQVMAAVPGDAPILVNSAGCGAQLKDYGHLLGTPEAAAFSARVLDVHEWLAGRLDTLPAPGPSAAADRVAVQDPCHLRHVQKQHQAVRDVLAPYVTLVELDDEGLCCGAGGAYSATQPELSSAIRDRKLGAITRAGAPVVASANPGCALHLAAAGVDARHPMEILDALLPNALPDARPKEGSDGR; this is encoded by the coding sequence GTGAGCGGGCCGCTCGGTCTCGACGACGATGCCCTGGCCACGTGCGTCGCCTGCGGGCTGTGCCTGCCGCACTGCCCGACCTTCCGGGTCACCGGCGACGAGGCGGCGTCGCCGCGAGGGCGCATCGCCGCGATGCGCCTGGTGCAGTGGCAGGGGGCGGCGGTCGACGCGGACTTCACCGCGGCCATGGACACCTGCGTGCAGTGCCGGGGCTGCGAGCCGGTCTGTCCCTCCGCGGTGCCGTTCGGGGCGCTCATGGAGGGCACCCGGGCGGCGCTGGCCGCCGACACGCCCTACCAGCCCTGGTGGCGGCGCCTCGGGTACCGACTGCTCGGCCACCACAGCCTCCTGCTGGCGGGGTCGTCGCTGCTGGCGGTCGCCCAGCGCCTCCGCCTCCTTCCCGTGGCGCCGGCGCCGGGTGCTGACCCGGGTGCCGGGTCGGGGCTTTCCGGGCGGCTGCCGGTGCTGCCCCGGCTGACCGTCAGGCGCGAGCCTCTCGAGGCCACGGGCGACGACGTCTGGCTGTTCACCGGGTGCGTGATGGACGCCTGGCAGCGCCCGGTGCACGCCGCCACGATGCGGGTGCTCGGCGCGGCCGGTGCCGGCGTCCGGCCCACGGGGGGAGCGGCGGGCTGTTGCGGCGCCCTGGCCACCCACGCCGGTCTGACCGACGTCGCCCGCGGGCAGGCCGAGCAGGTGATGGCGGCCGTCCCCGGTGACGCTCCGATCCTCGTGAACTCGGCGGGCTGCGGGGCGCAGCTGAAGGACTACGGCCACCTGCTCGGGACGCCCGAGGCGGCGGCCTTCAGCGCCCGGGTGCTCGACGTCCACGAGTGGCTGGCCGGTCGACTCGACACCCTGCCGGCGCCCGGTCCCTCGGCTGCGGCCGACCGGGTGGCGGTGCAGGACCCGTGCCACCTGCGCCACGTCCAGAAGCAGCACCAGGCCGTGCGGGACGTGCTGGCGCCCTACGTCACGCTGGTGGAGCTGGACGACGAGGGCCTGTGCTGCGGAGCCGGTGGGGCCTACTCGGCGACGCAGCCGGAGTTGTCGTCGGCCATCCGGGACCGCAAGCTGGGGGCCATCACTCGCGCCGGGGCCCCTGTGGTGGCCAGCGCCAACCCCGGGTGCGCCCTGCACCTCGCCGCCGCCGGCGTGGATGCCCGCCACCCGATGGAGATCCTCGATGCGCTCCTCCCGAACGCTCTCCCCGACGCACGACCGAAAGAAGGCTCCGATGGCCGGTGA
- a CDS encoding FAD-binding protein has translation MTGRSALEAFASEVGADGPVAVVGGRTAWDVGGEPDADVRLVAAPVGVVEYEPAEMTVRVGAGTPVAALHGVLAEAGQITALPSGSDGAGATVGGVLAVGRSGLDQLRWGPVRDALLEARYVSAEGRLVKAGGPTVKNVSGYDLCRVLVGSLGTLGLLGEVVLRTRPAPPCSRWFAGAADPWSVRSALYRPAAVLWDGSTTWVWLQGHEVDVEAEAAVLGGLGFSPVDGPPVFPPHRHSMGAAALRTVAGPFLAEIGTGLVHREDPPAPAALPDAVVALNRRVKAELDPTGRLNPGREPLQAMA, from the coding sequence ATGACGGGCCGGTCGGCGCTCGAGGCATTCGCGTCCGAGGTGGGCGCTGACGGGCCCGTCGCCGTCGTCGGGGGTCGCACCGCGTGGGACGTGGGTGGTGAGCCGGACGCCGACGTGCGCCTCGTCGCCGCCCCGGTGGGAGTCGTCGAGTACGAGCCCGCAGAGATGACGGTGCGGGTGGGCGCGGGCACCCCCGTGGCCGCCCTGCACGGGGTGCTCGCGGAGGCCGGGCAGATCACGGCGCTGCCGTCGGGGTCGGATGGCGCCGGCGCGACCGTCGGCGGCGTGCTCGCCGTGGGACGCAGCGGGCTGGACCAGCTGCGGTGGGGCCCGGTGCGTGACGCCCTGCTCGAGGCCCGGTACGTGTCCGCCGAAGGCCGCCTGGTGAAGGCCGGCGGCCCCACGGTCAAGAACGTCAGCGGCTACGACCTGTGCCGGGTGCTGGTCGGGTCGTTGGGCACGCTGGGCCTGCTGGGCGAGGTCGTCCTGCGGACCCGACCTGCGCCGCCGTGCTCGCGGTGGTTCGCCGGGGCGGCCGACCCGTGGTCGGTCCGTTCCGCCTTGTACCGGCCGGCGGCGGTGCTGTGGGACGGCAGCACCACCTGGGTGTGGCTCCAGGGCCACGAGGTGGACGTCGAGGCGGAGGCGGCGGTGCTGGGCGGTCTGGGCTTCTCGCCGGTGGACGGGCCGCCGGTGTTTCCGCCCCACCGTCACTCGATGGGCGCGGCGGCGCTGCGCACGGTCGCCGGTCCGTTCCTGGCCGAGATCGGTACCGGGCTGGTCCACCGCGAGGACCCACCGGCGCCGGCGGCGCTGCCCGATGCCGTGGTGGCGCTGAACCGTCGGGTGAAGGCCGAGCTCGACCCGACCGGCCGTCTCAACCCCGGCCGTGAACCCCTGCAGGCGATGGCGTGA
- a CDS encoding FAD-binding protein, translating to MRARTPVDGDADAGLVDDLRRAIGADAVHAHALDRALYARDASTIDVGVAAAVCFPTDTAGVAACVRVARRHGRPFVARGSGTGLAGGAVPLDGAVVISTTRMNAIRSVDVDQRVAWVEPGVINLDLTRSLLAHGVHFAPDPSSQQACSIGGNVANNAGGPHCLAYGVTSAHVLALEVVLPDATVTVLGPQDGLGDVPGLDLRGAFVGSEGTFGIATAVAVRLTPNPPAVQTMLVDFARVEDAAAAVSAVIAAGVVPAALEMMDARITRAVEDFVHAGFPTDAAAVLLVEVDGLPGGVAADAALVAEVVRSHGARTVRVAADDAERALLWKGRKTAFGAVARILPNYYLHDTVVPRSKLVEVLTQIYAIADRHDLLVMNVFHAGDGNLHPLLVFDARVPGTLDRVHAAGAEIVAASLAAGGVLSGEHGIGLEKRDFMGLLFGPDDLDAQARLRAAFDPDGLANPAKVLPAGSRCADLQHVPDGVWV from the coding sequence GTGCGCGCCCGGACCCCCGTCGACGGTGACGCCGACGCCGGCCTGGTCGACGACCTGCGCCGGGCGATCGGCGCCGACGCCGTGCACGCCCACGCCCTCGATCGGGCGCTGTACGCCCGGGACGCCTCGACCATCGACGTCGGCGTCGCCGCGGCGGTGTGCTTCCCGACCGACACCGCCGGCGTGGCCGCATGTGTGCGGGTGGCGCGCCGCCACGGCCGACCCTTCGTGGCGCGCGGCTCGGGCACGGGGTTGGCCGGGGGCGCGGTGCCCCTCGACGGCGCGGTGGTGATCTCCACCACCCGCATGAACGCGATCCGGTCCGTCGACGTGGACCAGCGGGTGGCGTGGGTCGAGCCGGGGGTGATCAACCTCGACCTGACACGCTCGTTGCTGGCGCACGGCGTGCACTTCGCCCCCGACCCGTCGAGCCAGCAGGCCTGCTCGATCGGGGGCAACGTGGCCAACAACGCCGGCGGTCCCCACTGCCTCGCCTACGGGGTCACCAGCGCCCACGTGCTCGCGCTCGAGGTGGTGCTGCCCGATGCGACCGTCACCGTGCTGGGCCCCCAGGACGGCCTCGGTGACGTGCCCGGCCTCGACCTGCGGGGGGCGTTCGTGGGCTCGGAGGGGACGTTCGGCATCGCCACCGCGGTCGCCGTCCGACTCACGCCCAACCCCCCTGCGGTGCAGACCATGTTGGTGGACTTCGCCCGCGTCGAGGACGCCGCCGCGGCGGTCAGTGCGGTGATCGCGGCCGGGGTGGTGCCCGCGGCGCTGGAGATGATGGACGCCCGCATCACCCGGGCCGTCGAGGACTTCGTGCACGCCGGCTTCCCGACCGACGCCGCCGCGGTGCTGCTGGTGGAGGTGGACGGCCTGCCGGGTGGGGTGGCCGCCGACGCGGCCCTGGTGGCCGAGGTCGTGCGCTCCCACGGGGCCCGCACCGTGCGGGTCGCGGCCGACGATGCCGAGCGGGCGCTCCTGTGGAAGGGCCGCAAGACCGCCTTCGGGGCGGTGGCCCGCATCCTTCCCAACTACTACCTGCACGACACGGTGGTGCCCCGGTCGAAGCTGGTGGAGGTGCTCACCCAGATCTACGCCATCGCCGACCGCCACGACCTGCTGGTGATGAACGTCTTCCACGCCGGCGACGGGAACCTGCACCCGCTCCTGGTCTTCGACGCCCGGGTGCCGGGCACCCTGGACCGGGTCCACGCCGCCGGCGCCGAGATCGTCGCGGCATCGCTGGCGGCCGGCGGGGTCCTGTCCGGCGAGCACGGCATCGGCCTCGAGAAGCGGGACTTCATGGGCCTGCTCTTCGGCCCCGACGACCTCGACGCCCAGGCCCGCCTACGGGCGGCCTTCGACCCCGACGGCCTGGCCAATCCGGCCAAGGTGCTGCCCGCGGGATCGCGCTGCGCCGACCTCCAGCACGTCCCCGATGGGGTGTGGGTGTGA
- a CDS encoding AAA family ATPase has translation MRSFTAAELKSAADQSGMYFPHHVLDQLVAAIDAGKHVILTGPPGTGKTTLAYMAAEVAQQAMLCTGYLPTTATTEWTTFETIGGLQPTAEGLIYRPGLFVEAIETGRWLVIDELNRSNFDRAFGQLFTVLSGQPVVLPFKRKGQPNPLSLVPTGAEAPRDTDVIRLPSRWRIIATMNVFDKNLLFEMSYALMRRFAFIEVGTPDEASYQQLLQGPGAIVTQLLPLRNFSDLGPAVYLDAARYAARRKQDGATDSRLLYEVFYAYFLPQFEGFDDLRATKLYRTVEGLFDPEEQAEAQRTIQGVLGVELTL, from the coding sequence GTGCGCTCCTTTACCGCAGCAGAGCTGAAGTCCGCGGCCGACCAGTCGGGGATGTACTTCCCGCATCACGTGCTCGACCAGCTCGTCGCGGCCATCGACGCCGGCAAGCACGTGATCCTCACCGGACCCCCCGGGACGGGCAAGACCACCCTGGCCTACATGGCGGCGGAGGTCGCCCAACAGGCGATGCTCTGCACCGGTTACCTGCCCACGACGGCCACCACCGAATGGACGACCTTCGAGACCATCGGCGGGCTCCAGCCCACCGCCGAGGGCCTGATCTACCGCCCGGGGCTGTTCGTCGAGGCCATCGAGACCGGACGCTGGCTCGTGATCGACGAGCTCAACCGCTCCAACTTCGACCGCGCCTTCGGGCAGCTCTTCACCGTGCTCTCGGGTCAGCCCGTGGTGCTGCCGTTCAAGCGAAAGGGCCAGCCCAACCCCCTCTCGCTCGTTCCCACCGGGGCCGAAGCCCCACGCGACACCGACGTGATCCGCCTGCCCAGCCGCTGGCGGATCATCGCCACCATGAACGTGTTCGACAAGAACCTCCTGTTCGAGATGTCGTACGCGCTCATGCGCCGCTTCGCCTTCATCGAGGTGGGCACCCCCGACGAGGCCTCCTACCAGCAGCTGCTCCAGGGCCCCGGCGCCATCGTCACCCAGCTCCTGCCCCTCCGGAACTTCAGCGACCTGGGCCCGGCCGTCTACCTCGACGCGGCCCGCTACGCCGCCCGGCGAAAGCAGGACGGCGCCACGGACTCGCGGCTGCTGTACGAGGTCTTCTACGCCTACTTCCTCCCCCAATTCGAGGGCTTCGACGACCTGCGCGCCACGAAGCTGTACCGGACGGTCGAGGGGCTCTTCGACCCGGAGGAGCAGGCCGAGGCCCAGCGCACGATCCAGGGCGTGCTCGGCGTCGAGCTGACCCTCTGA
- the typA gene encoding translational GTPase TypA, whose amino-acid sequence MTATFRNVALVAHVDHGKTTLVDAMLRATGVFSDHEKVAERVMDSGDQERERGITILAKAASVEWNGVRINLVDTPGHADFGGEVERALALVDGVVLLVDAAEGPLPQTRYVLSKALAAHLPAVVVLNKVDRSDARTAEVLDEIYQLFFDLEAADHHIEFPIVSTIARDGRSMEGVGQPGPDDDLTALFEAIVSTVPAATGDPTAPLQAIITTLDASEYMGRLAIGRVIQGTLDARRPVTLLGDVDDAPVTRKLSQLMGFAGVSRVDVEERVAGDLFVMAGFPEVEIGDTIASPENPVALPRLSVDEPVLRMTFGVNTSPLAGKDGKYLTSRHLIDRLEKEVLGNVSIKLAPTESPDQIDVAGRGELQLAVLIEAMRREGYELQVSRPVVVTREIEGHLHEPLERGVVDVPEEYVGTVTQALAPRRGIVSDLRPGDAGRTILTFEAPTRGLLGFRSMLLTATRGTALLHQHNHGWVRWVGDLPGRRGGAILADRAGVATAYALDKLQSRGELFIEPGDEVYEGMVVGENSRVDDMSADVTRAKQKTNIRTHAADDAVKLPPPREITLEVGIELIKDDELVEVTPNNIRLRKRLLAEADRRRAGR is encoded by the coding sequence ATGACTGCCACCTTTCGAAACGTCGCGCTCGTCGCCCACGTCGACCACGGCAAGACCACCCTCGTCGACGCGATGCTGCGCGCCACGGGCGTCTTCTCCGATCACGAGAAGGTCGCCGAGCGCGTCATGGACTCGGGCGACCAGGAGCGCGAGCGGGGCATCACCATCCTCGCCAAGGCCGCCTCGGTCGAGTGGAACGGCGTGCGCATCAACCTCGTCGACACCCCGGGCCACGCCGACTTCGGCGGCGAGGTCGAGCGGGCGCTCGCACTCGTCGACGGGGTCGTCCTGCTCGTCGACGCCGCCGAGGGGCCGTTGCCCCAGACCCGCTACGTGCTCTCGAAGGCGCTCGCCGCGCACCTGCCGGCGGTGGTGGTGTTGAACAAGGTCGACCGCTCGGACGCCCGGACCGCCGAGGTGCTCGACGAGATCTACCAGCTGTTCTTCGACCTCGAGGCCGCCGACCACCACATCGAGTTCCCCATCGTCTCCACGATCGCCCGGGACGGCCGTTCGATGGAGGGCGTGGGCCAGCCCGGTCCCGACGACGACCTGACCGCGCTCTTCGAGGCGATCGTCTCCACCGTGCCGGCCGCCACCGGGGACCCGACCGCACCGCTCCAGGCCATCATCACCACCCTCGACGCGTCCGAGTACATGGGTCGCCTGGCCATCGGCCGGGTCATCCAGGGCACCCTCGACGCCCGTCGGCCGGTCACGTTGCTGGGCGACGTGGACGACGCCCCCGTCACCCGGAAGCTCTCGCAGCTCATGGGTTTCGCCGGCGTCAGCCGCGTCGACGTCGAGGAGCGGGTCGCCGGCGACCTGTTCGTCATGGCCGGGTTCCCGGAGGTCGAGATCGGCGACACCATCGCCAGCCCCGAAAACCCGGTGGCCCTGCCCCGTCTGAGCGTCGACGAGCCGGTCCTGCGCATGACCTTCGGCGTCAACACCTCGCCCCTCGCGGGCAAGGACGGCAAGTACCTCACCTCCCGTCACCTGATCGACCGCCTCGAGAAGGAGGTGCTCGGCAACGTCTCCATCAAGCTGGCCCCCACCGAGTCCCCCGACCAGATCGACGTCGCGGGCCGCGGTGAGCTCCAGCTCGCGGTCCTCATCGAGGCGATGCGACGGGAGGGCTACGAGCTGCAGGTGAGCCGCCCCGTGGTCGTCACCAGGGAGATCGAAGGACACCTCCACGAGCCGCTCGAGCGCGGGGTCGTCGACGTGCCCGAGGAGTACGTGGGCACGGTCACCCAGGCCCTGGCGCCCCGACGGGGCATCGTGTCGGACCTGCGCCCCGGTGACGCCGGCCGGACGATCCTGACCTTCGAGGCGCCCACCCGCGGGCTGCTCGGCTTCCGCTCGATGCTGCTCACCGCGACGCGCGGCACCGCGCTCCTGCACCAGCACAACCACGGGTGGGTGCGTTGGGTGGGCGACCTGCCGGGTCGCCGCGGCGGCGCCATCCTGGCCGACCGCGCCGGCGTGGCCACGGCCTACGCACTCGACAAGCTCCAGTCCCGAGGCGAGCTGTTCATCGAACCGGGCGACGAGGTCTACGAAGGCATGGTGGTGGGCGAGAACTCGCGGGTGGACGACATGTCCGCGGACGTCACCCGGGCCAAGCAGAAGACGAACATCCGCACCCACGCCGCCGACGACGCCGTGAAGCTCCCGCCCCCGCGCGAGATCACCCTCGAGGTCGGCATCGAGCTCATCAAGGACGACGAGCTCGTCGAGGTGACGCCGAACAACATCCGCCTCCGCAAGCGCCTGCTGGCCGAGGCCGACCGCCGCAGAGCAGGTCGATAG
- a CDS encoding DUF3459 domain-containing protein translates to MDGDEPWWRSAVVYQIYPRSFADSDGDGVGDLPGITARLDHLVWLGVDALWLSPFYRSPMADFGYDVSDYCDVDPLFGTLDDFDALVAGAHDRGLKVIVDWVPNHSSDQHPWFVESRSGRDSAKRDWYVWRDPAPDGGPPNNWVETWGGGPAWTYDAASGQYYLRLFLPEQPDLNWENPEVREAMADVVRFWLDRGVDGFRVDVVHALGKDPALPDDPAELIPIPHSALNNDPRTHAILRDLRRLFDGYPGDRVMVGEVYLLDTHLVAEHYGNGDELHLAFNFPPLFCPWERDAWRSQIQRAEAELGPRGAWPTWVLSNHDNARHRTRYGTEARARAAAVLLLTLRGTPFLYAGEELGLEDAFVPPERQVDPGGRDGCRAPIPWERAAPHGWEGSEPWLPWPPRPDEVSAEHLLGDPDSILHLYRRLLAERHRSPALAVGSCTLVDAPDGILAFERTADDVDDRRLVLVNFTDDERDVPAPGRVVVASDGAGEGAPFRGALGPSGAVVLDPSA, encoded by the coding sequence ATGGACGGGGACGAGCCGTGGTGGCGGTCGGCGGTGGTGTACCAGATCTACCCCCGGTCGTTCGCCGACAGCGATGGGGACGGGGTGGGCGATCTCCCCGGGATCACCGCCCGCCTCGACCACCTGGTGTGGTTGGGGGTCGACGCGCTGTGGTTGTCGCCGTTCTACCGCTCCCCAATGGCGGACTTCGGCTACGACGTGTCGGACTACTGCGACGTCGACCCCCTCTTCGGCACGCTGGACGACTTCGACGCACTCGTCGCCGGCGCGCACGACCGGGGACTCAAGGTCATCGTCGACTGGGTTCCGAACCACAGCTCCGATCAGCACCCGTGGTTCGTCGAGTCCCGCTCGGGCCGCGACAGCGCCAAGCGGGACTGGTACGTCTGGCGTGACCCCGCTCCTGACGGCGGTCCACCCAACAACTGGGTCGAGACCTGGGGTGGTGGCCCGGCGTGGACGTACGACGCCGCCTCGGGCCAGTACTACCTGCGCCTGTTCCTGCCCGAGCAACCCGATCTCAACTGGGAGAACCCCGAGGTCCGCGAGGCCATGGCCGACGTGGTCCGCTTCTGGCTGGACCGAGGGGTGGACGGCTTCCGCGTCGACGTGGTGCACGCACTGGGCAAGGACCCCGCCCTCCCGGACGACCCGGCCGAGCTGATCCCCATCCCCCACTCCGCGCTCAACAACGACCCCCGCACCCACGCGATCTTGCGCGACCTCCGGCGCCTCTTCGACGGCTACCCGGGCGATCGGGTCATGGTGGGCGAGGTCTACCTCCTCGACACCCACCTGGTCGCCGAGCACTACGGCAACGGCGACGAGCTCCACCTCGCCTTCAACTTCCCGCCGTTGTTCTGCCCTTGGGAGCGCGACGCCTGGCGCAGCCAGATCCAGCGGGCCGAGGCCGAGCTCGGCCCCCGGGGCGCCTGGCCCACCTGGGTCCTCTCCAACCACGACAACGCGCGCCACCGCACCCGCTACGGCACGGAGGCACGGGCTCGCGCCGCGGCGGTGCTGCTGCTCACGCTGCGGGGCACCCCGTTCCTGTACGCGGGCGAGGAGCTGGGCCTCGAGGACGCGTTCGTCCCTCCCGAGCGCCAGGTCGATCCCGGGGGGCGTGACGGCTGCCGGGCGCCCATCCCGTGGGAGCGCGCCGCACCGCACGGCTGGGAGGGCAGCGAGCCCTGGCTCCCCTGGCCCCCCCGGCCCGACGAGGTGAGCGCCGAGCACCTGCTCGGCGACCCCGACTCGATCCTGCACCTCTACCGCCGACTGCTCGCCGAGCGTCACCGCTCCCCCGCCCTCGCCGTTGGGTCCTGCACCCTGGTCGACGCCCCGGACGGCATCCTCGCCTTCGAGCGCACGGCCGACGACGTCGACGACCGACGCCTGGTGCTCGTGAACTTCACCGACGATGAGCGGGACGTGCCCGCACCCGGACGCGTGGTGGTGGCGTCCGACGGTGCCGGCGAGGGCGCTCCCTTCCGCGGCGCGCTCGGCCCATCGGGGGCGGTCGTGCTCGACCCCTCGGCCTGA
- a CDS encoding TSUP family transporter, with amino-acid sequence MPPALALVALAMVAAGLGALGGLGGAVLLVPVLVLLGVDPVEAAPLGLLVAGAGSLAAAVPQLESGLVHHRLGVTMETTASVGVLVGALASAALSATTLSRILAVVALASALAAGRRKGMRNLPQPTFDAEVAGEWPGTLAGAYHADHGVVPYSARRVPAGLAAMAGAGLVSGLSGVGGGFIKTPVMSEIMHVPVKVSAATSTFTTGFTAATGLVIFAAQGRVDVDAVGAVVVGGLLGGALGVTAQRRLSPPRVRAAISVLLAVVAVVLLVRS; translated from the coding sequence GTGCCACCCGCCCTCGCCCTCGTCGCGCTCGCCATGGTGGCGGCCGGCCTGGGCGCGCTGGGCGGTCTGGGCGGCGCCGTGCTCCTCGTGCCGGTCCTCGTCCTCCTCGGCGTCGACCCGGTGGAGGCGGCACCGCTTGGCCTGCTCGTCGCCGGCGCCGGATCGCTCGCCGCCGCGGTCCCCCAGCTCGAGTCAGGGCTCGTCCACCACCGCTTGGGCGTCACCATGGAGACGACCGCGTCGGTGGGCGTATTGGTGGGCGCCCTGGCCTCGGCGGCGCTGTCGGCCACGACACTGAGCCGCATCCTCGCGGTCGTCGCCCTCGCCTCCGCACTGGCGGCGGGCCGACGCAAGGGCATGCGCAACCTGCCGCAGCCCACCTTCGACGCGGAGGTGGCGGGCGAATGGCCCGGCACCCTCGCCGGGGCGTACCACGCCGACCACGGCGTCGTGCCCTACAGCGCCCGTCGCGTGCCCGCCGGCCTCGCCGCGATGGCCGGCGCCGGCCTCGTCTCCGGGCTGTCGGGCGTCGGCGGCGGCTTCATCAAGACCCCGGTCATGAGCGAGATCATGCACGTCCCGGTGAAGGTCTCCGCCGCCACCTCCACCTTCACCACCGGGTTCACGGCCGCCACCGGGCTGGTGATCTTCGCCGCGCAGGGCAGGGTCGACGTCGATGCGGTGGGCGCCGTCGTGGTCGGCGGGTTGCTCGGGGGCGCCCTCGGCGTCACCGCCCAGCGGCGCCTCTCCCCGCCGCGGGTGCGGGCGGCGATCAGCGTCCTGCTCGCGGTCGTGGCTGTGGTGTTGCTGGTGCGCTCGTGA
- a CDS encoding ribonuclease D, with protein sequence MTGPALGLVDDDAAWRAVLDQLVDEPRYAVDTEFHRERTYYPKLALVQIAWSDGLVLVDPLAVDLGPLAKVLDGQGVAVMHAAGQDLEVLHHACGTVPARLFDTQLAAGFVGMSTPSLASLVERELGLKLEKGDRLTDWLRRPLSEDQRRYAALDVAHLFELQDRLLAQLGDAGRVSWAETECERLRTSDPWVREPADAWRRIKEVRQLRGRTLAVAQSLAAWRERRAATIDQPVRFVMPDLGLVGVAQRAPRSVDELRKVRGIDDRHTRGAAAEGILAAVAEGLERPPPPPREDAPAELARELRPAVGLVSAWVSQLARDLRIDTTILATRADLEALLRGDPDARLAHGWRAEVAGGPIRDLVEGRAALAFDGKGGLLLERRSHEAL encoded by the coding sequence GTGACCGGTCCCGCCCTCGGCCTCGTCGACGACGACGCCGCGTGGCGAGCGGTGCTGGACCAGCTGGTGGACGAGCCGCGCTACGCGGTCGACACCGAGTTCCACCGCGAGCGCACCTATTACCCCAAGCTCGCGCTGGTGCAGATCGCGTGGTCGGACGGTCTCGTGCTCGTCGACCCACTGGCCGTCGACCTCGGCCCGTTGGCGAAGGTCCTCGACGGCCAAGGCGTAGCGGTCATGCACGCCGCCGGCCAGGATCTCGAGGTGCTCCACCACGCCTGCGGCACGGTGCCCGCCCGGCTGTTCGACACGCAGTTGGCCGCCGGCTTCGTGGGGATGTCCACCCCGTCGCTCGCCTCGCTGGTCGAGCGCGAGCTCGGGTTGAAACTCGAGAAGGGCGACCGGCTCACCGACTGGCTGCGACGGCCGCTCTCCGAGGATCAGCGCCGCTACGCCGCGCTCGACGTCGCCCACCTGTTCGAGCTGCAGGATCGGCTGCTGGCGCAGCTGGGCGACGCGGGCCGGGTCTCGTGGGCCGAGACCGAGTGCGAGCGTCTGCGCACCAGCGACCCGTGGGTGCGTGAGCCGGCGGACGCCTGGCGTCGCATCAAGGAGGTGCGCCAGCTCCGGGGCCGCACGCTGGCCGTCGCCCAGTCCCTGGCGGCGTGGCGCGAGCGGCGGGCCGCCACCATCGACCAGCCGGTCCGCTTCGTCATGCCCGATCTCGGCCTCGTCGGCGTGGCCCAGCGGGCGCCCCGCAGCGTCGACGAGCTGCGCAAGGTGCGGGGCATCGACGACCGCCACACCCGCGGGGCGGCCGCCGAAGGGATCCTGGCCGCGGTGGCCGAGGGCCTCGAGCGGCCCCCGCCGCCGCCCCGTGAGGACGCCCCGGCCGAGCTCGCCCGCGAGCTGCGGCCCGCGGTCGGGCTGGTCTCGGCGTGGGTGAGCCAGCTCGCCCGGGATCTGCGCATCGACACCACGATCCTGGCCACCCGCGCCGATCTCGAGGCGCTGCTGCGGGGCGATCCCGACGCCCGCCTCGCCCACGGCTGGCGCGCCGAGGTGGCCGGTGGCCCCATCCGGGACCTCGTCGAAGGCCGCGCCGCGCTGGCCTTCGACGGCAAGGGCGGCCTCCTCCTGGAGCGCCGCTCGCACGAGGCGCTGTAG
- a CDS encoding rhodanese-like domain-containing protein, translating into MDAQVPEIDVDTLAQRREVPLVDVREVAEYEEVHVPGAQLLPMSELADRVDEVPAGGEVFIICRSGGRSLKVAEFLRAQGVEATNVAGGTLAWVEAGHPTASGIEPG; encoded by the coding sequence GTGGACGCGCAGGTACCCGAGATCGACGTCGACACGCTCGCGCAGCGACGTGAGGTGCCCCTCGTCGACGTGCGCGAGGTGGCCGAGTACGAGGAGGTGCACGTCCCCGGGGCACAGCTCCTCCCCATGAGCGAGCTGGCGGACCGCGTGGACGAGGTGCCGGCCGGCGGCGAGGTGTTCATCATCTGCCGCTCGGGTGGCCGGAGCCTCAAGGTCGCCGAGTTCCTCCGCGCCCAGGGCGTCGAGGCCACCAACGTGGCCGGAGGGACCCTGGCGTGGGTCGAGGCGGGTCATCCCACCGCCAGCGGCATCGAGCCGGGTTGA
- a CDS encoding molybdenum cofactor guanylyltransferase, giving the protein MGADKALLVVDGRPLARRTADVLHDAGAAEVLVVGGDAAALRALGLDVVVDRHPGDGPLGGLVTALDAAAEELVAVLACDLPFAAPAGVAAVVDALAGDEGAAWAAPVSQGQRQLLHAAYRRSRRAHWAEAFAAGERSLRRPASLVPGVEVGDLEPAWLLDADTPEDLPPRGG; this is encoded by the coding sequence ATGGGAGCGGACAAGGCGTTGCTCGTCGTCGACGGTCGGCCCCTGGCCCGCCGGACCGCGGACGTACTGCACGACGCCGGCGCGGCCGAGGTCCTGGTGGTCGGCGGTGACGCCGCGGCCCTGCGCGCCCTCGGTCTCGACGTGGTGGTGGACCGCCATCCGGGTGACGGCCCGCTCGGGGGCCTGGTGACCGCGCTCGACGCCGCCGCCGAGGAGCTCGTGGCCGTGCTCGCGTGCGACCTCCCGTTCGCGGCGCCGGCCGGGGTGGCCGCCGTCGTCGACGCCCTGGCGGGCGACGAGGGAGCCGCGTGGGCCGCACCCGTGAGCCAGGGGCAGCGCCAGCTCCTGCACGCCGCGTACCGGCGGAGCCGTCGGGCCCATTGGGCCGAGGCGTTCGCTGCCGGCGAGCGCTCGCTCCGACGTCCCGCCTCCCTGGTGCCCGGAGTCGAGGTGGGCGACCTCGAACCGGCCTGGCTCCTCGACGCCGACACCCCGGAGGATCTGCCCCCCCGGGGAGGGTGA